The genomic stretch CTGTCTGAGAActtcttttttgttgaaaagtggtatagtgtataaataataatagtattaCCTATATTTATATCTATATGTATGTGTTCTAGAATCTGACTACTATAACAGATTTCCTTTAATGCTCTTTGAAGGTCAAGCATTTTTAGTGGTTTTTGATAGACAGAGATTTCTTTTCATGTGTTTGAACTGAAATCGCAAAATTAGAAGTCGTTGAAGTTTGTCCATGGCTAATTTTCACATAAGTGTGAAAAtaattttcaaataaattttCACACCCAATATGCATAGTAAAAGAGAGATAAAATAATGGATTTCAGCTAGTCAAGTTTTATGTTTTGTTAATCTCATAAGAACACCAAATTGGAGCAGATCAAAGGAAGGGCAACAAAAGTGATCAGTGGTCTGGAaaagttgagggaacttggtacgTTGAGCATGGAGATgagaaggctgggggggggggtatgggggcattcttcaaatacctgaaaggctgtcacatgggtgttctctgctgccccagagaATAGAATTGGATCTAATGGCCTTAAGTTGCAAGAGAAGAGGTACTAGCTGGACATCTGGAATCCATTCTTAACAGTAAGAGTGGTTTGTCAGTGGAACCAATTACCAGGATAAGTGGCAGGTTCTCTCTGGAAGTCTTTGAGCAGAGGTGTGATGGGTACCTTTTAGAGATGCTCTAGagagaattttcctgcttcaagcagggagttggactagatgggcttgaaGGCCCCTTCCGACTCTCAAATCACAGAGTCGGACGGGGCCTTTAAGGCCATCTAGTTTAActccctgcttgaagcaggaaaattctctTTAGAGCACTTATTGTCTAAGAATAACAATTGCTGCTCTTCTAACAATATGGAATGTGTTGCTAAAGTGGACCTCCTTACCAGAGGACTGGAAGAATTACAGAGCTTTCTCATGTGATCAGAAGAATTTACAGACAGTGCCCTACTGAGATAAAGGAATTGATTCCATGATACTCTTGTATGTTTGTCTTTGACTATAGCCTTCTGTTTAATTTTTACTAGTTCCAGTGGCGGAAGGAGCCATCCAAGTGCCAAGGAGCTGAAGAAATCGCCACCCCATGGAAGACCTTCTCCCAGCAGGCTGAACAAAAATGTTTCTACCACTACCGAAAAGGTAAAGTCTTTGTAAGACATCtgcaactgctctctctctctctctctctctctctctctctctctctctgttgttttttccccttattaCTATGATTATAGTGACACATGTTAATGAATATCTCTTAGATTTCCTGTCAAGCTGCAGTCAGTCAGGCGACAATTCACTACAGAGGAAAAAACCAGTCTTCTGATGCTCACCAGCAAAACAGGTAATGTCATTTCTTAGAATGGTTGTTGTTGTCAAAGTTCTGGATATATGGCTGTGATGTGACAGAATGAAAATGGTCCTGCATTGGAAAAAGATTCAAAAGTTAGCATGGTGTTGGAGAACAGGATGTCAAGGGGTGACTCGTGAAGACCACTTGTGTTCTCAAGACAATATACGCCAAGGCCTAGACATAAACAGTGAAGGAACCAACCAATGTTGTATCTGAATGTCCTGCTACTAGCTGTTCAGCGTCACTTCTGAAGTAGTCAGAGGTCCATTGCTAGGCCCCTGTTCAGTgactgggaaacactgctgtagaacgAGCCAAAAGAGAAATGAATCATGAGATGGGGCCAGTGCCAGAGCTTATTATCAGTTTCAGATTGCTGTCTCAGGCCGCAATCCtcagcccttatgtcagtgctttccagcactggcatagcggtgccaatggggcatgtgctgcatcctgcagttgggtgtcactcacagaggcctactcaaagtaagggaatgtttgttcccttcctcagagctgcattgcccttatgtcagtgctgaaaagcactgacataaggagttaggtttgcaccctcaGTGTATTTGAAGTGGGGTAGTGGGCCAGGGCTGAAGGATGCGTGTGGCATTCTGTGCACAGACCAGAGTTTCCAACCCTCCCATCTTCCTTTTGAAGCTCCTCATTCCCCTGAAAAGTTATCCATTAAAATGGATGGACCCTCCAGGGCATCAGTGAGTGAAAAGCAAAGGGGTTGTTGCTGAAACATGGAAAAATCTCTCTGTGCATGCACCAGCTGTACACCTGTGcatcattagaagtaagtcttgctGTGCTCAGTAGGGCTCGGTCCCAGGTAAGGAAGCATAGAAGTGCAGGTCCAATGGAATACCAGGGAGCATCCCCTGGTGAAGTAGCATCTTCTAGTTTGCTGGTAAACATATCCCAGGACTTTCTACTTCTCCCTTAAAGGAATATGCTTAAGAAAATCTGTCACCCCTGCAGTGTTCATAACCTCAgggcacactgcacatccctCAGGCAGGTTTTGAAAGCCAAGTCATCAAAGAGGGTTGGCATATCCACCTTTGTGAACAGACATTGGAATCAGACCTTTAGAAGTCACCATTTTCATTCTGCGAACATCATCTCCTGTGGGGGAAAAACAGTGCCGTTGGGAGCATCTTTGAGCTGGTGATATTGTTCCTGAGGCAGAGCAAGAGAACTGACATGTGAGttgtggcatagctggagggggtgcggagcactcaggctggcagcgaggcgggcaagcgggtcctcccttcggagccattcccggcggggggagcaaaatggagccgtgtgggtccattttgctccccctgctgagaatggctctgaagggaggggccgtttgcccgcctcgctgccagccttaGTGctgcgcccccctccagctatgccactgcatgtgagTGAGGAAGACGTTAGCAGTGGCTGGGCATCCTGGACCCTGCCCCTGACTGCTCCAGTGTATGTATAACATACCAGAGGGTGCTGATTCATCACTATAGCTTTGTGTTTGGGAGGCAGCGCTAATTCAGCATTGAATCGCAATAGCAGGTCTATGTTTCAAAAAGCAATCATGCGCCTTGGCTTTCTTTGTGTATATGTACAGAATATACTTTATTTCATTGTCTAGTAAGAAGTTTCTTCTTTCTCACTGTAGATGCTAATTAAACGAGGCCTAAAAATAGGAGCCTTTTTGGAACATAACACCAcctgagagggagagaaagagaacacaAGTGAGCGCATCATCGGAAACATATAGCTCAGCTGAAATGAGCTGAATGGCTTTGATTTCAGCATGGTATTAGTCCATCTAGACTAATTAGTGTAGGTCTGTCTTCTGTCTCATCTTTGTTTTGCCTTTCCTCAATTCATATGCCAACCTTTCATTTTGAATCCAGACTGAAATTCATTCAGCGCTCTGTTTATAAAAGGCTTAATAATGAGAAATCATGTTATTGTGGTAGAGTCTGGTTAAACTCAGCTGGACACAAagctatttaggctgcaatcctgtatacacttacatggggagtaagttccattaaattcattgggacttacttctgagtagatatgcacaggatctCACTGTTGGCCTGATGTCAGTCCTTGGAAACAGTTTTCTCTAGTAACTTAAACTGTTTTGCTTTTGTATCAAATTGCGCTGCAAGGCCATAGTCCAACTCACTGGAagtgttcagtggaatttaccaTTTGAATAAACATGCTCAGAATTGCAGTTATAGGCTGAAGTCCTACACATTAGGAATAGGGACTGGAGTTCAAGCGACCCCCTATCTGGCTTTCAGCAAAACCACCAATCTCATCACCTGCGCACTCCTATGCCCTTTCACTGCTTTTTCCTCATGAAGTTGAAATAATGGGTACATTGCCCACCTAATCTCCAGTACAACAGATGCTCTTTCTCCTCTTCTGTAAGTCAGTGGGCCAGTCTCATTTGCCTGTGGTTAGGACCTGGGTGCAGCTGAGTTGCATTACCAAGACAGAGCTGTGTCAAAACCTCTATTGCTGTTCACACAGAGAAACAGGGAGTGAAAGAGTCCTTTTCCTGCATCACAAAGGTGAGAAATAGTGGACAAAGCCAACGTCACTGAACCCTTAACCCTTTCTCACTCAAAATATTGGGCCTGTAAAAAATTGGTTTCCAACCTGCACTATGCAGGCTTGCTTGGGGATAATTATATTGAATTCAGAAGGTTTTATtaccaagtaagggcccaatcctatccaactgtccagcaccaaagcagcagcaaagcagccctaaggtgggagagagagagagagagagagaaagagaatgtggaaagttggataggattgggccctaactgtgcCTAAAATTGGACTGCAGAGATATGATTATGATTCAGAGATAAGGGCATGCAATCTATACAGTTTTAATGCTATATTTAAATTTATGGCTCTCCCATTGTGCTCATTGTGATGTTAATAGCTTTGTTTTTGCTTGGATGCTGTCATGTGTTTTTGGAGTGGCACATAAATAAGGATGCTGTTATAAACTAGGTGAAATTTTGATATTTCCAAGTTAATGTTTTAGAATTAGCATGTGAAACCGTCCTTATATCTAATAATAAAACAAAGGTGGTAGCTTTAGGGAAGAGGCTATACTGCTGTGGGTGATATTTGAATCCTGGGAGAATTAGACTGAATATAGACAATGCAAGGCTAGATTGACTAATGATCTCAGTCAGTGTGAGGCAGCTTCACAGTTTCATGCGCAAATGCTTGGTGCAGAGCAggtcaatatttttaaatatcagGAGGTCCAATTTAGTGAGTGCATGTCTTGGCAAGGACATAAACTCTTGCTCAGGACAAGCCATCTTGAATTATTTCTCCAGTCGTAGGACATCATATGGTAGTCCACACAATTAAAGTTCTGCAGATGAAACTCCTGCCCTGCTGAGATACTGGGTGAAGTGGTGATATACCTTTCTTAAAAATAGTCTGATCTCAGTTTTTAAGCTTTGTTTTTTGTCTCCTTTGAGGCACACAGAGGTTGGACATTCTTGAGTAAAGGCAAAGGCACAGATGGTGCCAGCGATAAAAGCTACCTTTGTCACTAGCcttaaaaaatatttcaaggcACCGCCAATTTCTAATAGCTGGACAAAGCAATGCAGTGAGGTGCTGCTACTGGATTATGACCCATCAGTGGAGATAGTGAGCACAGCAGATTTAGAgactgtcaaaagactgatgaaaGGTAAGGTTTTCAGATactgcagtatttctcaaccagtggtactcataccactggtggtacttgaggtggtatccggTGATACCCATGAGACCCCCAGAcccttgccacctggcagtgGGACCAACAATGTAATGTgataagcagcagtaggaggcttggcttggcctGGCCGGCATAGCTCCAATGTTCACTCTTTGtatactcaaaaaagcccttttgtccgccctgagcctcttaccagtgtttgttgcattgcatctggcctcccaatccatcaccagttatttccagtggtcctTCCAATAGGTGGAGCATACAAAGTGATACAGTGGGGTgtcaaacgttgagaaacactgagatattGGGGTCATTCAGACTATTTGCTGCTCACAGTCGTACCACCTTGTCAAGCCACCATCTTTGCAGCCTAACCCACctgacagagttgttgtgaggaccaaatgAGGAAACTCACACCGGACAAAAAAGGAAGGTATAAATAGGAGAATTAATGATATTAAATAGAACCATTTGCAATGGAAGGAGAAAAAATTGGGAGTAGGTTTGTGCAGATCCTCACAATATTTTGTTGAGGAGATCacctaatacaggggtgtccaaagtttttggcaggagggccacatcatctctgtaacactgtgtcgggggccagggaaaaaaagaattaacttacatttaaaatttgaataaagatgaacttatatgaatgaatgcaggtcttgcaatagctcaaggcctataaaaggccttgcacaaagcaaggctggcctttcctttgctgcagctgctgcatcacagatgtgaaacagcaagccgtggagggagccctcgtcccacagttcacgcgagaggttgaacagtcaccgtcatgctgagagcagttgtgtcaggccattgtgggctccaacaaatctccggagggccagaggctcattggagactggggggctccctgagggccacattgagaggcctcgagggccacatgtggccccagggccaaggtttgggcacccctgacctaatcgAAACTGTCACAAAGACTTCTTAAATCTTTCTGTTCCCATCATCACTATGCATAAGCATTTGTTGATGCAATTTACATACTTTTTATTTGTAAAGATATGTTTGTGATGATCTGTGGATAAAAATATATTGAGTGGCTTGATCTACCTGTCTACAAAAGACTATTTCTTTTTTTGTACAGAGTATCAAGTACTTCTACTGCCTCATGTCGAGCATCACGATTAAAAAAGGAGCCTGTGATAAGGAAGCGTTATGAGGCTGAACTAAGCAAAATTCCTTCTGCCTTTAAAGATACATCATGGCACGATTCCAGCAGAGAAGAAGATGTGCTGATTCAGAGTTTTTATTGCCGAGAAAAGGGCAAATTTGAAAGCAACTCAGAAGGGCACTCGGATGAAGCAGGTCCTTGCAGTCCTTTATATCCAGGCGCCTCTGCTGATGCACTGTTTCTTGACTTTGAATCTGTGCGTATTATGAAAGAGGATTCTGATGAGGGCAGTGCCAGCGACCTCTCAGACTCGGAGAGAATTCCCATTCCTCCTTCACCTTGTACACCACCAGAGCTCAACCTCCGAGCTGAAGAAATTGACCCCCTTTCTTTTGAACGCCACTTTGACACAAAATCGAAACAATCTGATTACTATTACCCCGATTTCCTCCCGCCCCCTTTCAACACGTGGGATTTGAAAGGCCTGGCAGTGTTTGTCAACACAGAGTGCAAATCAGAACCACGACCACAGCCAGTGGAACCTCTTGAGAAGTACATTGATCGGCTTCTGGAGTTGGAGTGGTTGCAGGCACAAACAATACAGGCTGAAAAGGGGAAGATGGCCAAAGCAAGGCCTCAAACTGCCCCTAGTGCCCTTCGGACCTTAAAAAGTCCTGGCAAAAGGAAATCCTTGCACAGTCCTCTGCCCAACAAACAGTTAGTGCCCCATGAAAGTGCTCCAAGATTCCCTAGCAGCCATTCTGGTCGTAGAAGAGATGGACATGGTGAAGGAATGAACCGAGTTGTTCCTGGTCAGAGTCATTTGAAAGCAGCTGAGGCAACATTTGGTTCGTCAGCCCATCAAAGACAACCCAGCGAAGTGAAGAGTGAGGCCAAAAAGCGACCTCCTATCAAACAACCACTTCTCAATGTGCGTTCCTGTGAGAGCAGCTGTAAGATCCAGGGAGCCGGCAACATGAGACCTCCTAAGCAATCCTCCTCTTTTCACGGTGCAGCTGTCTCCCTCAAGGGTCTACCAGCCTCCACATGCACAAATCCCAAGAAGAATGGAAGCACTAATAATTACGTACCCTCCAAAAAAGTTTTGACAGAGAAGAAGCTAAAAGCAAGTGTGAAGCAGACACCATGCAAATTTAAATAATGCTGTGGCAGGGTTTGTTTAGGTTGTTGCCTTGGGGCTGCTCAGAAATCCTTCCTGCGTGGCAAAGACCTAGAATAGAGGTTCATGAGATATGAGGTAGACCTCCATGAGGAGGCAATGTTCTTTGCTAACCTACTCATCATGTGGGTTGGGAGATGGCACTCTgattcagccccctccccactcaacaCCATACATAAAGCTCAGTAGCCAACCTGTTGAGTTGACTGCCACTGGAATCATCAATGGGCCAAGCCTTTTGCTTTCCCAGTATCCCTTCCATAGATGCATCAAAACATGCTTTGAGCCCACATAACCCAGTTACTTCTACTGGCCCTGGAGTGAAATACCTGGCCCTGGAATGAATGGCCAGGCAAATGATCTGGATTTATTTTTCTTAGGGGTGAGTTTTTGCAGTCAGTTCTTATTGGGAAATGTCATAGAGTGGTGAGAGAAGTTCTTATAATTTTCCCATGCTTTTCAATGCTAAAAAGTTATTTTCACCATGTGGTGAAATTGAGATGCCTTTCCAAGAAAAACACTTGTGGATTTCAAGCAGGTGCACCCATTTTGATTTCTAAATACAGGAATGCATTTATAAGTGTGAATACAGAAGAATTATGTGAATTCCTCACCTTGTGATCACTGTTCCTGCTAAACTGCACAGCTGTGCAGCTCTAAACCGAGCTCAGCTTCACAGAAAAGTCAGTGATGATGGTGGCATCATCACCTAGCATTCTGGAGATGCCACAGAAGTGGTCAACGCAGCAGTGCAAAGAATTGGAGGGAACACTGCTTGTGACATTTCCCCTTTAAAATCTGATGTTGTAATCTTGTTTTCTGTTACACTTGGACCCATTTGGATAGTgtttgtgtgcttgtttttttaaGAGAAGCTCCAGGCAGCATGTTTTGAGTATCCCTAGTTTTGGAGACAGACAAATGAGTACTCTTGAGGAGTCAGGGGTGTTTACTGTGTCCATATGATAGGCATTAGAGCTGTGTTGCCAGTTGGGGTAGCATAGTGAAGTGATGAAACCTTTAAACTTGACCAACCTGAAAGAGAGATGTTAAAGGGGTTTGGTgaaatggaggaagaggaactAGAGATGAAGCTACAGGGTatggaaaaaaatgaagaagCCACCTTAATGGGAATATATATTATttactcagtggtagagcacatacttagcatgcagaaggtgcctggttcaatccctggcatctgcaggtgAGGCCAGCAAAGGCTCCCCTCTGAAGCCCTGGGCAAATGCTGCAGTCAGTGTAGATGatactgaattagatggaccaatagtttgACTTGGTTTAAGCCAGCTTCCTATGGGCTGGGGGAGGCCTGACTGAATAGATGCTGTTCCCGCAGGATAAGAGTTCTGGTTGGATCTTGTTTGGAACAAGAACCATGTTTGGAACATACTTGAGATCAAGTACCTCAAAGATTCTGAGCTACAATTTCCCAGGCATGGAGATGTAGATTAGGGTACAAGGCAAGGCCTTCTCTCTGGATATATAAAGCACATGGTGATAAATGCAGTATAGTTATTTACGAACTTGGCACTGACAGAACTTGCTTCTGGAAGCCTGGCTTCCTTCTAGGATAATTCATGGTAAGAGTGCTCATGCCTTGTGTTTTTAGAATAGTCATTGTCCATAGTTCATAAACTTTGGTCTTATACAGCAGATCTTTCCTCTGCAACAAAGAGTGTTCCAATGGTTTCCAGTTGAAAGATTATTAATTTTGGAACTTAGTAAGAAGTTTTCTTAGTAAGAAAATACAGATTCTTCATTTCATTTGAATGTGAAGGATTTACTGCGGTACAACGCTGTAGTAAATGAGCAGTATCTGAtctgattaagggcgcaatcctaacctgatgttaggccggcccaagtcccttgggccatcctgggagggttgcaaacacgccgtaaagcatgtttgcgcctccatgggaggtagccaggctggcgctcccagAAGTGCCAGCATGCGGAGGCCGACGGAGGCCTCCACGCCAGCTTCTGCCTGgctccttgcgttggctcgggTGAGCCGAtacaagggtgacaggtaggcatggggcaggcagggagggggagggagggagggaggcattcctgggtggggggagggagggcgatgggcggccccggggacaggcaggcagggagtgggaggcggggctgggatctggcagttcaagccactccgctttcctcagacttgcgccacctcttgaggtggcacaagtccaaggagacccataggcgccagcagcccttatccaggggtaaggggaaaagtttccttgcctctggctaagccgcttctggccacaatcctgcactggatacagcgcaagccttctggcttgtcTCTTCCAgcgctagttaggattgtgccctaagtcctttACCCCTTTTAGCAGGTAATTTACAATTCCTGCCGTATTGTTTGAAAATTCATTTTCCTTGCAAAGTTTTAGTAGGTTTAAAACTGAGCTGGCAAGCTTTTATCTATGCAAAGCTCTATCTGTACCTTTCCTTTCTGCTCCATATTTTTTCTGTGTAGCTGTGAAGGCTGGAAACCTTGTTGCTTTGGCACTGGAAGCTGAAAATCTTAAACATTCTAAGGACACTTCCAGATCTGTTTTCCTAGTAAGGCGAGTGTAAACCTGGAAATGGTATCCAGTACTGATTTTCCACAAGAGTTGAACAAGAATCAGTCGAGTTGGTGCTGGATGTATTACTAATCTGTCATATCACTGGAGAAACTAGTAGCTGGAAGGACCATGACAAGAGCCTCTGGGTCACACAACAGTGACTTGGTGGGCTACCAGTTTGTCTGAAGAACATGTGGTCAAATCTTCAGGGCCAAGCAAGATGTTATGGTAAGTGGGTAGCTGCTGAAAATAAGTTTTCTCATTTCCCTGCCTACTTCACACCTTCTAGTAGAAATACTTTGTGTTGTGAAATCATTTCCCTGCTAGTGATATGGATCGGGGGCTGCAAAATGCAGAAGTGGGCGCGAATAAATTTTATTTGATGTTATGGAGGGTGAGGGATAATTTGATGTTATGGTGAAGGGAGATTGAGAGATTCAGCTGTGGTTTTGGGCAGCAGTTGTGCTTTCACCATGACATCTGGTTTGGCCTTCAGTTAAAacatttgttcattcatatttCTGCTTGGCTTACAAACAGCATCCATAATGTCTTACACTGGTTTAAAATTGAGAAAGAATATCAAAGAGTAATCCTAATTCCAATAGGCCAAACAGGCCTATTGAAAACAGGCCAAAGATGAAGGTCTGCAGTGCTTCCAAGAGATGCCCAGAGTggtatagctggagggggtgcaaagcactaagtttcgcagagagcctcactgcagcatgcaagtggccccttccccactaagccattccaggtgggagagagcaaaatggagacgtacacctctgttttgctctccctgcccagcatGGCTCTGAGGGAGAGGAgcagcttgcacactgcggtgatgctttgcaccccctctggctacaccactgctctggcTTTGTCACATCTTGAGGGAAAAGAAGTCCCACAGATGTTGGGATACAGTCTAAATCCAATTCAGTGAAGTATGGTTTCAGGGCAGTGAGTaacttctaaataaatatttaataaataggAAGAATGCATTCAAATTTTGTTGCCCCTTGACCCTTTCAATGATTTGTTATGGATGTGGAGGCCATAATGGACCTCCCAAGGGCTATTGCATTTGCTTCAGTGAAGGGAGTAGATCTGTAGGGGTGCAATTTTGTATATGCAAAGCTGCAAGCTCCACTGGAGTGCATGGAGAAGCCTCAAGCACACAGGAGTTCTGTGCATGCATCATCAGAGCATACATGGGGTTCTAGATGGGGACATTTCCCCCCTTTTATGGAAAATATATTTCTGTAGAAGCTGTCAATGTTCTTCATAATCTGTTCCACAAAATAATTTTAGTAGGATATGTTGTATTAATACATGTTTATATGACTTATTTATATGACTCTTCTGTTACTGGCAGCTCTGATTTAAAGGAAAGGTAAGCAAGCAAGATGAGCTGTGTACACACTTGTTCTTTTGTTGGTTGACTTTGTGCTGTAAGATGCTGAACTCTGTCTTGTCCGTGTCTTTCCACTGCCTGACCTCGGCTCCATCAGTTCTAAAAGCATGGACTTTGGGTAATGTTAAAATGTTCATAAAACTAGTAATAAAACAGGCTATTTTGTTGTACCTCTGTATCACATTCTCAGGTGGAATGGCTGACAAAAACTGGTTTTATTCTTTGCAGTTTGTTTTCACCTTGACAGGGGTTTTCTACCAAGTCAGTCCTAGACTTTCTATGTGAATGGAAGTTTGGAGAAGCTCAATACATGCCATTGATTCAGTGTTTGGAAGTCGCATCATGTTGCAATGAATACCAAAACATATTCTATGTTCAAGCATGCCCTACTCAGATTGAATGAGTTCCAGCTTCCTCTGTCCAGAAATCAAATAAACTTTTTTGAACAGGGTTTGGGATCACcccattttatacattttttaagcTGTCCCTCATCTGTGCAAATGTTCTGCTCTTCTGGATTTTGACCCGCAAGCGACTGTGTCAAATGTTTGCTAAGGGCTAGATTAGTGCACTACTTGCTAAATAtgtaacatttttttccccaaaatattcCAAGCTTTTAAGAATCCTTAAAGCAAGCCCTATAAGAAA from Tiliqua scincoides isolate rTilSci1 chromosome 4, rTilSci1.hap2, whole genome shotgun sequence encodes the following:
- the FAM217B gene encoding protein FAM217B, coding for MAETEHSLKENLESVNSGDRLQSYAAVALDAGGLKTIAEAEDRPEVATTVEVDGLQAVAGVEAVLEEAEGCQALPRPRKGVQAVGLDTGGIQDTAQAGSSSGGRSHPSAKELKKSPPHGRPSPSRLNKNVSTTTEKISCQAAVSQATIHYRGKNQSSDAHQQNRVSSTSTASCRASRLKKEPVIRKRYEAELSKIPSAFKDTSWHDSSREEDVLIQSFYCREKGKFESNSEGHSDEAGPCSPLYPGASADALFLDFESVRIMKEDSDEGSASDLSDSERIPIPPSPCTPPELNLRAEEIDPLSFERHFDTKSKQSDYYYPDFLPPPFNTWDLKGLAVFVNTECKSEPRPQPVEPLEKYIDRLLELEWLQAQTIQAEKGKMAKARPQTAPSALRTLKSPGKRKSLHSPLPNKQLVPHESAPRFPSSHSGRRRDGHGEGMNRVVPGQSHLKAAEATFGSSAHQRQPSEVKSEAKKRPPIKQPLLNVRSCESSCKIQGAGNMRPPKQSSSFHGAAVSLKGLPASTCTNPKKNGSTNNYVPSKKVLTEKKLKASVKQTPCKFK